Proteins from a single region of Paramormyrops kingsleyae isolate MSU_618 chromosome 9, PKINGS_0.4, whole genome shotgun sequence:
- the LOC140592519 gene encoding carbonic anhydrase 14-like, translating to MDSFNLGTLLLFFFLHWMDGTDANSHWTYKDMAQWSKSFPDCGGVWQSPIDVETSALHHDPSLMPVKVVGYHKPAHKPFTLSNNGHTVKMSLPACFRLRGLPWKFTAVQLHFHWGRDWDGSGGLAGGSEHTVDGRRSAAELHVVHYNSDLYPNVSVAQSQRDGLAVLGVLIETGDDNNSAYENIFKYLEFIKYAGQQTPIPSFNVRSLLPTDLGRYFRYNGSLTTPPCYQSVLWTVFAEKVTVSRTQLKNLETALFSNSEKDPKSVPLQDNFRTTQPLNQRVVLASFVPDSITRYTLGKLCAAAAMVIILVVKVKQFKEHDKEQQQDTAFKTDPDPEKLEAPPKVEA from the exons ATGGACTCGTTTAATCTGGGGACACTTctactttttttcttcttgcaCTGGATGGATGGTACAGATGCCA ATTCACACTGGACATATAAAG ATATGGCCCAGTGGTCAAAGTCCTTCCCCGACTGCGGGGGGGTCTGGCAGTCCCCCATCGATGTGGAGACCTCCGCCCTGCATCACGACCCCTCGCTGATGCCCGTCAAAGTTGTGGGTTACCATAAGCCCGCCCACAAGCCCTTCACCCTGTCCAACAATGGACACACAG TGAAGATGTCCTTGCCCGCCTGTTTCCGACTGAGGGGGCTGCCCTGGAAGTTCACAGCTGTCCAGCTACATTTCCACTGGGGTAGGGACTGGGATGGCAGCGGGGGCCTGGCTGGGGGCAGCGAGCACACCGTGGATGGCCGTCGATCCGCTGCTGAG CTCCATGTGGTCCACTACAATTCAGATCTCTACCCCAACGTGTCTGTGGCCCAAAGCCAGCGAGACGGCCTGGCGGTTTTGGGAGTGCTGATTGAG ACAGGTGATGACAATAACTCTGCGTATGAGAACATCTTTAAGTACTTGGAATTCATCAAATATGCAG gacagcaAACGCCCATCCCCTCCTTCAATGTCCGCTCCCTGCTCCCCACTGACCTGGGCAGATACTTCCGGTACAATGGCTCGCTCACCACGCCGCCCTGCTACCAGAGTGTGCTGTGGACAGTTTTTGCGGAGAAGGTTACTGTGTCTCGCACGCAG CTGAAGAACCTGGAGACAGCGCTGTTCTCCAACAGTGAGAAGGACCCCAAATCTGTCCCTCTCCAGGACAACTTCCGCACAACCCAACCCCTCAACCAGAGGGTAGTGTTGGCCTCATTTGTCCCAG ATTCTATCACCAGATACACTCTTG GAAAACTGTGTGCTGCAGCGGCGATGGTCATCATCCTCGTCGTAAAGGTCAAGCA